A part of Miscanthus floridulus cultivar M001 chromosome 6, ASM1932011v1, whole genome shotgun sequence genomic DNA contains:
- the LOC136456095 gene encoding protein kinase and PP2C-like domain-containing protein isoform X2, with translation MGLQVPPEEFNRCVRGCCRSATIPLHLPPASFSLLSPIARGSESTVYEALLGGERAAAKKPVLSTAEDLDKFHYQLQLLCDLDHPGLAKLIAAHACPPNYLMFFDFFEPPNLAEKIHVEEWIPSTQQVVAIASDLAKALQYLQILGVVHRDIKPANILLDKDLHPHLADFGLAMFQKDIKPVSVENWKSSGKPTGGFHKKNMVGTLIYMAPEILRKDIHTEKSDVYSFAISINELLTGVVPYTDLRAEAQAHTVLEMTYTEQQLTAAIVSQGLRPALAFPESGAPPTLLSLIQRCWDPDPEKRPSFEDIIDELNTVQKHLVSNASVPSSAVSKSQNGTIEVHHYQEALNWFNQGELFVKRSSRSDLKNLWSGCFDQSSEYHPTLSWGSFATCGRRETMEDTHFVLPHMSEEKDVFAFGIFDGHRGSAAAEFSVRAVPGFLKQFGQGASPTDALSEAFVRTDIAFREELILHRKSKRIIQKDWHPGCTAVTALIVRNKLFVANAGDCRAILSRNGKPFPLTKDHVASCPNERERVTKAGTEVKWQIDTWRVGSAALQVTRSIGDDDLKPAVTAQPEVIETALSADDEFLVMASDGLWDMVSNEDVLSIIKDTVKEPGMCSKRLATEAAERGSKDNITVIVVFLRPVSTAERIY, from the exons ATGGGGCTGCAGGTGCCGCCGGAGGAGTTCAACCGGTGCGTGCGCGGGTGCTGCCGCAGCGCCACCATCCCGCTCCACCTCCCGCCCGCCTCCTTCTCCCTCCTGTCCCCCATCGCGCGAG GCTCGGAGAGCACTGTGTACGAGGCGCTGCTGGGCGGCGAGCGCGCCGCGGCCAAGAAGCCTGTGCTGTCAACCGCCGAGGACCTCGACAAGTTCCACTACCAGCTCCAGCTCCTCTG TGATCTGGACCACCCTGGGTTGGCAAAACTGATCGCAGCACATGCATGCCCTCcaaattacttgatgttctttGACTTCTTTGAGCCTCCAAACCTCGCAGAAAAGATACATGTTGAGGAATGGATCCCTTCTACCCAGCAAGTGGTTGCAATTGCCAGTGATCTAG CAAAGGCTCTCCAGTACCTACAAATCCTTGGGGTAGTACACAGAGATATAAAACCTGCAAATATTTTG TTAGACAAAGACCTCCATCCACATCTAGCAGATTTTGGCTTAGCCATGTTTCAAAAGGATATTAAGCCTGTTTCAGTTGAGAACTGGAAATCATCTGGCAAGCCCACTGGTGGTTTCCATAAAAAGAATATGGTTGGGACACTAATTTACATGGCACCAGAAATTTTGAGAAAGGATATACATACAGAAAAGTCTGATGTATATAGCTTTGCAATATCTATCAA TGAGCTTCTTACTGGTGTGGTGCCTTATACAGATCTGAGAGCAGAAGCACAG GCACACACTGTTCTTGAAATGACATATACTGAACAACAACTTACAGCAGCAATTGTTTCTCAAGGATTGCGTCCAGCACTTGCCTTTCCTGAATCTGGTGCCCCACCAACTCTTTTGTCACTTATCCAGCGTTGCTGGGATCCTGATCCTGAAAAGAGACCATCATTTGAAGATATAATTGATGAGCTAAATACAGTTCAAAAGCATTTAGTTTCAAATGCTTCCGTTCCATCATCTGCTGTGAGCAAGAGTCAAAATGGTACCATAGAAGTGCACCATTATCAAGAAGCATTGAACTGGTTCAACCAAGGGGAGCTTTTTGTTAAGAGATCAAGTAGATCAGATCTTAAGAATCTTTGGTCTGGTTGTTTCGATCAGTCCTCAGAGTATCATCCAACATTAAGTTGGGGCTCTTTTGCAACATGTGGTCGAAGGGAAACTATGGAAGATACCCATTTTGTGCTTCCCCATATGAGTGAAGAAAAGGATGTTTTTGCCTTTGGCATTTTTGATGGCCACAGAG GTTCAGCAGCTGCTGAATTTTCTGTCCGAGCAGTCCCTGGATTTCTCAAGCAATTTGGTCAGGGTGCAAG CCCAACTGACGCCCTTTCAGAAGCATTTGTAAGGACTGACATAGCATTTCGAGAAGAACTAATTCTTCACCGAAAGTCAAAAAGGATAATCCAAAAAGACTGGCATCCTGGTTGCACAGCAGTAACAGCCCTGATAGTGAGGAACAAGCTTTTTGTAGCAAATGCTGGTGATTGCCGAGCAATCTTGAGCCGTAATGGCAAACCATTTCCGTTGACCAAG GATCATGTCGCTAGTTGTCCAAATGAAAGAGAACGAGTAACAAAGGCAGGAACTGAAGTAAAATGGCAAATAGATACTTGGCGAGTGGGTTCAGCTGCTCTTCAG GTTACAAGGTCAATTGGTGATGATGACCTCAAGCCAGCAGTCACAGCACAACCTGAGGTTATTGAAACTGCTTTATCAGCTGATGATGAGTTCCTG GTGATGGCTAGTGATGGCCTATGGGATATGGTAAGCAACGAGGATGTGCTGTCAATAATCAAGGACACAGTTAAAGAGCCTGGAATGTGCTCCAAGAGGTTGGCCACGGAGGCTGCAGAGCGGGGCAGCAAAGACAATATCACTGTCATTGTCGTGTTTCTTCGCCCCGTCTCCACAGCTGAGCGGATCTACTGA
- the LOC136456095 gene encoding protein kinase and PP2C-like domain-containing protein isoform X3, which translates to MGLQVPPEEFNRCVRGCCRSATIPLHLPPASFSLLSPIARGSESTVYEALLGGERAAAKKPVLSTAEDLDKFHYQLQLLCDLDHPGLAKLIAAHACPPNYLMFFDFFEPPNLAEKIHVEEWIPSTQQVVAIASDLAKALQYLQILGVVHRDIKPANILLDKDLHPHLADFGLAMFQKDIKPVSVENWKSSGKPTGGFHKKNMVGTLIYMAPEILRKDIHTEKSDVYSFAISINELLTGVVPYTDLRAEAQAHTVLEMTYTEQQLTAAIVSQGLRPALAFPESGAPPTLLSLIQRCWDPDPEKRPSFEDIIDELNTVQKHLVSNASVPSSAVSKSQNGTIEVHHYQEALNWFNQGELFVKRSSRSDLKNLWSGCFDQSSEYHPTLSWGSFATCGRRETMEDTHFVLPHMSEEKDVFAFGIFDGHRAAAEFSVRAVPGFLKQFGQGASPTDALSEAFVRTDIAFREELILHRKSKRIIQKDWHPGCTAVTALIVRNKLFVANAGDCRAILSRNGKPFPLTKDHVASCPNERERVTKAGTEVKWQIDTWRVGSAALQVTRSIGDDDLKPAVTAQPEVIETALSADDEFLVMASDGLWDMVSNEDVLSIIKDTVKEPGMCSKRLATEAAERGSKDNITVIVVFLRPVSTAERIY; encoded by the exons ATGGGGCTGCAGGTGCCGCCGGAGGAGTTCAACCGGTGCGTGCGCGGGTGCTGCCGCAGCGCCACCATCCCGCTCCACCTCCCGCCCGCCTCCTTCTCCCTCCTGTCCCCCATCGCGCGAG GCTCGGAGAGCACTGTGTACGAGGCGCTGCTGGGCGGCGAGCGCGCCGCGGCCAAGAAGCCTGTGCTGTCAACCGCCGAGGACCTCGACAAGTTCCACTACCAGCTCCAGCTCCTCTG TGATCTGGACCACCCTGGGTTGGCAAAACTGATCGCAGCACATGCATGCCCTCcaaattacttgatgttctttGACTTCTTTGAGCCTCCAAACCTCGCAGAAAAGATACATGTTGAGGAATGGATCCCTTCTACCCAGCAAGTGGTTGCAATTGCCAGTGATCTAG CAAAGGCTCTCCAGTACCTACAAATCCTTGGGGTAGTACACAGAGATATAAAACCTGCAAATATTTTG TTAGACAAAGACCTCCATCCACATCTAGCAGATTTTGGCTTAGCCATGTTTCAAAAGGATATTAAGCCTGTTTCAGTTGAGAACTGGAAATCATCTGGCAAGCCCACTGGTGGTTTCCATAAAAAGAATATGGTTGGGACACTAATTTACATGGCACCAGAAATTTTGAGAAAGGATATACATACAGAAAAGTCTGATGTATATAGCTTTGCAATATCTATCAA TGAGCTTCTTACTGGTGTGGTGCCTTATACAGATCTGAGAGCAGAAGCACAG GCACACACTGTTCTTGAAATGACATATACTGAACAACAACTTACAGCAGCAATTGTTTCTCAAGGATTGCGTCCAGCACTTGCCTTTCCTGAATCTGGTGCCCCACCAACTCTTTTGTCACTTATCCAGCGTTGCTGGGATCCTGATCCTGAAAAGAGACCATCATTTGAAGATATAATTGATGAGCTAAATACAGTTCAAAAGCATTTAGTTTCAAATGCTTCCGTTCCATCATCTGCTGTGAGCAAGAGTCAAAATGGTACCATAGAAGTGCACCATTATCAAGAAGCATTGAACTGGTTCAACCAAGGGGAGCTTTTTGTTAAGAGATCAAGTAGATCAGATCTTAAGAATCTTTGGTCTGGTTGTTTCGATCAGTCCTCAGAGTATCATCCAACATTAAGTTGGGGCTCTTTTGCAACATGTGGTCGAAGGGAAACTATGGAAGATACCCATTTTGTGCTTCCCCATATGAGTGAAGAAAAGGATGTTTTTGCCTTTGGCATTTTTGATGGCCACAGAG CAGCTGCTGAATTTTCTGTCCGAGCAGTCCCTGGATTTCTCAAGCAATTTGGTCAGGGTGCAAG CCCAACTGACGCCCTTTCAGAAGCATTTGTAAGGACTGACATAGCATTTCGAGAAGAACTAATTCTTCACCGAAAGTCAAAAAGGATAATCCAAAAAGACTGGCATCCTGGTTGCACAGCAGTAACAGCCCTGATAGTGAGGAACAAGCTTTTTGTAGCAAATGCTGGTGATTGCCGAGCAATCTTGAGCCGTAATGGCAAACCATTTCCGTTGACCAAG GATCATGTCGCTAGTTGTCCAAATGAAAGAGAACGAGTAACAAAGGCAGGAACTGAAGTAAAATGGCAAATAGATACTTGGCGAGTGGGTTCAGCTGCTCTTCAG GTTACAAGGTCAATTGGTGATGATGACCTCAAGCCAGCAGTCACAGCACAACCTGAGGTTATTGAAACTGCTTTATCAGCTGATGATGAGTTCCTG GTGATGGCTAGTGATGGCCTATGGGATATGGTAAGCAACGAGGATGTGCTGTCAATAATCAAGGACACAGTTAAAGAGCCTGGAATGTGCTCCAAGAGGTTGGCCACGGAGGCTGCAGAGCGGGGCAGCAAAGACAATATCACTGTCATTGTCGTGTTTCTTCGCCCCGTCTCCACAGCTGAGCGGATCTACTGA
- the LOC136456095 gene encoding pentatricopeptide repeat-containing protein At4g39530 isoform X1, with protein MNLLGGPLSGSPSSVSCSPTQLRSLAQVLLSGLTGSRLGRLLPAAHARAVVSDGLGFLFLANLLLHGYSKLGRIHDARRLFDGMPHRNLVSWSSAISMYAQHGADSQALALFAAFRRSSDEAPNEFLLASVMRACMQSRAVPLGEQVHGNTVKLGLDINLYVGTSLVNLYAKVACMDAAMQVFHALPAKNPITWTAVITGYSRIGHGGLALDLFQKMGAQGVQPDRFVLASAVSACSRLAFLQGGRQIHGYAYRSAEGVDASVINALIDLYCKCSRPLVARKLFDRMKNHNLVSWTTMIAGYMQNSLDAEAIEMFRQMCQAGWQPDAFACTSILNSCGSMEAISQGTQIHAHAIKANLENDEYVKNALIDMYAKCDHLTAARVAFDALAHDDVVSYNAMIEGYARQGDLTEAVHIFRKMRYCSLMPNLLTFVSLLGMSSLLSSIEWSKQIHGLVIKSGTSVDLYMGSALIDAYSKSSLVDDAKAVFLMMQNRDMAIWNAMIFGHTQNEQGEEAVKLFNQLRVSGMTPNEFTFVALVNVASNLASMFHGQQFHTQIIKAGCDINPHVSNALIDMYAKCGCIKEGWMLFESTCGKDVICWNSMITTNAQHGHADEALRAFQLMREANVEPNYVTFVGVLSACAHAGLVDEGLQHFNSMKSKYGVEPGTEHYASVVNLLGCAGRLHSAQEFIEKMPIKPAAAVWRSLLSACRLFGNVEIGRYAAEMALLGDPSDSGPYVLLSNIYASKGLWVDVQQLRLRMDYAGAVKEPGYSWIEVMKEVHTFIARGTEHPQAELIYAVLDDLTGLLKDFGYHPDTSELALLGETG; from the coding sequence ATGAATCTTCTTGGGGGGCCTCTGTCTGGCTCACCTTCCTCCGTTTCGTGCTCCCCCACCCAGTTGCGCAGCCTCGCGCAAGTCTTGCTCTCCGGTCTCACAGGCAGCCGCCTCGGCCGCCTTCTCCCGGCTGCCCACGCCCGCGCCGTCGTCTCCGATGGCCTTGGCTTCCTGTTCCTCGCGAACCTTCTTCTCCACGGTTACTCCAAGCTCGGCCGCATCCACGATGCGCGCCGCCTGTTCGACGGAATGCCTCACCGGAACCTTGTGTCCTGGTCCTCAGCCATCTCCATGTACGCACAACATGGCGCTGATAGCCAAGCCCTTGCCCTGTTTGCAGCGTTCAGGAGATCGTCTGACGAGGCACCCAACGAGTTCTTGCTTGCCAGTGTCATGCGGGCCTGCATGCAGTCCAGGGCTGTTCCTCTTGGCGAGCAAGTGCATGGCAACACCGTCAAGCTTGGCCTGGATATTAATCTCTATGTTGGCACTTCGCTCGTCAACCTATATGCGAAGGTTGCCTGCATGGATGCGGCCATGCAGGTGTTCCATGCTCTTCCTGCAAAGAATCCGATTACTTGGACAGCAGTCATCACCGGTTACTCTCGGATTGGCCACGGCGGACTAGCCCTTGACTTGTTTCAAAAGATGGGGGCTCAAGGTGTCCAGCCTGACAGGTTTGTGTTAGCAAGTGCAGTCAGTGCCTGCTCTAGGCTTGCCTTTCTACAGGGAGGCAGGCAAATACATGGCTACGCTTATCGAAGTGCAGAAGGAGTGGATGCTTCCGTGATCAACGCGCTCATAGATTTGTATTGCAAGTGCTCCAGACCGTTAGTGGCTCGTAAGCTATTTGATCGAATGAAGAACCATAATCTTGTGTCTTGGACTACAATGATCGCTGGTTATATGCAGAATTCACTTGATGCTGAAGCCATAGAAATGTTCCGGCAGATGTGTCAGGCTGGGTGGCAGCCAGATGCTTTTGCCTGTACAAGTATCTTGAACTCGTGTGGCTCAATGGAAGCTATATCGCAAGGAACACAAATACATGCCCATGCCATAAAGGCCAATCTGGAgaatgatgagtatgtcaagaatGCTCTCATTGACATGTACGCTAAATGTGACCATTTAACTGCTGCAAGAGTGGCATTTGATGCCTTGGCACATGATGATGTAGTCTCTTACAATGCGATGATTGAAGGCTATGCAAGGCAAGGTGATCTTACAGAAGCAGTTCATATATTCCGTAAAATGAGATATTGCTCTCTAATGCCAAACCTACTAACCTTTGTTTCGCTACTTGGGATGTCATCACTTCTGTCATCTATTGAATGGAGTAAGCAGATTCATGGCCTCGTCATCAAATCAGGAACTTCAGTAGACCTATACATGGGAAGTGCTCTAATTGATGCCTATTCAAAATCTTCCCTTGTGGATGATGCCAAGGCTGTGTTTCTTATGATGCAAAACAGGGACATGGCCATCTGGAATGCTATGATATTTGGCCACACACAGAATGAGCAAGGGGAAGAGGCGGTAAAACTCTTCAACCAACTTCGTGTCTCTGGGATGACACCCAATGAGTTCACATTTGTAGCACTAGTAAACGTGGCAAGCAACTTGGCAAGCATGTTCCATGGGCAGCAGTTTCATACCCAGATCATCAAAGCAGGTTGTGACATTAATCCTCATGTTTCAAATGCTCTTATAGACATGTATGCAAAATGTGGCTGCATCAAAGAAGGATGGATGTTGTTTGAGTCAACATGTGGGAAGGATGTTATTTGTTGGAACTCCATGATTACTACGAATGCACAACATGGTCATGCTGACGAAGCACTTCGTGCTTTCCAGCTGATGAGAGAGGCCAATGTAGAACCAAATTATGTGACTTTTGTTGGTGTGCTATCAGCATGTGCTCATGCAGGTCTTGTGGATGAAGGCTTACAGCATTTTAACTCCATGAAATCAAAATATGGTGTTGAACCGGGCACCGAGCATTATGCTTCAGTGGTCAATCTTCTTGGTTGTGCAGGGAGATTACATTCTGCTCAGGAGTTTATTGAAAAGATGCCAATCAAACCAGCGGCAGCTGTTTGGAGGAGCTTGCTGAGTGCCTGCCGTCTCTTTGGTAATGTTGAAATTGGGAGGTATGCCGCTGAAATGGCACTCTTGGGAGATCCGTCAGACAGTGGCCCTTATGTATTACTCTCAAATATTTATGCCTCCAAAGGGCTATGGGTGGATGTGCAGCAGCTAAGACTGAGGATGGATTATGCTGGGGCGGTGAAGGAGCCAGGTTATAGTTGGATTGAGGTGATGAAGGAGGTTCATACGTTCATTGCAAGAGGGACAGAACACCCACAGGCAGAATTGATATATGCAGTATTGGATGATCTGACGGGTCTACTAAAAGATTTTGGCTATCACCCTGATACCTCTGAACTTGCATTGCTTGGTGAGACTGGTTAG
- the LOC136456095 gene encoding protein kinase and PP2C-like domain-containing protein isoform X4, with the protein MFFDFFEPPNLAEKIHVEEWIPSTQQVVAIASDLAKALQYLQILGVVHRDIKPANILLDKDLHPHLADFGLAMFQKDIKPVSVENWKSSGKPTGGFHKKNMVGTLIYMAPEILRKDIHTEKSDVYSFAISINELLTGVVPYTDLRAEAQAHTVLEMTYTEQQLTAAIVSQGLRPALAFPESGAPPTLLSLIQRCWDPDPEKRPSFEDIIDELNTVQKHLVSNASVPSSAVSKSQNGTIEVHHYQEALNWFNQGELFVKRSSRSDLKNLWSGCFDQSSEYHPTLSWGSFATCGRRETMEDTHFVLPHMSEEKDVFAFGIFDGHRGSAAAEFSVRAVPGFLKQFGQGASPTDALSEAFVRTDIAFREELILHRKSKRIIQKDWHPGCTAVTALIVRNKLFVANAGDCRAILSRNGKPFPLTKDHVASCPNERERVTKAGTEVKWQIDTWRVGSAALQVTRSIGDDDLKPAVTAQPEVIETALSADDEFLVMASDGLWDMVSNEDVLSIIKDTVKEPGMCSKRLATEAAERGSKDNITVIVVFLRPVSTAERIY; encoded by the exons atgttctttGACTTCTTTGAGCCTCCAAACCTCGCAGAAAAGATACATGTTGAGGAATGGATCCCTTCTACCCAGCAAGTGGTTGCAATTGCCAGTGATCTAG CAAAGGCTCTCCAGTACCTACAAATCCTTGGGGTAGTACACAGAGATATAAAACCTGCAAATATTTTG TTAGACAAAGACCTCCATCCACATCTAGCAGATTTTGGCTTAGCCATGTTTCAAAAGGATATTAAGCCTGTTTCAGTTGAGAACTGGAAATCATCTGGCAAGCCCACTGGTGGTTTCCATAAAAAGAATATGGTTGGGACACTAATTTACATGGCACCAGAAATTTTGAGAAAGGATATACATACAGAAAAGTCTGATGTATATAGCTTTGCAATATCTATCAA TGAGCTTCTTACTGGTGTGGTGCCTTATACAGATCTGAGAGCAGAAGCACAG GCACACACTGTTCTTGAAATGACATATACTGAACAACAACTTACAGCAGCAATTGTTTCTCAAGGATTGCGTCCAGCACTTGCCTTTCCTGAATCTGGTGCCCCACCAACTCTTTTGTCACTTATCCAGCGTTGCTGGGATCCTGATCCTGAAAAGAGACCATCATTTGAAGATATAATTGATGAGCTAAATACAGTTCAAAAGCATTTAGTTTCAAATGCTTCCGTTCCATCATCTGCTGTGAGCAAGAGTCAAAATGGTACCATAGAAGTGCACCATTATCAAGAAGCATTGAACTGGTTCAACCAAGGGGAGCTTTTTGTTAAGAGATCAAGTAGATCAGATCTTAAGAATCTTTGGTCTGGTTGTTTCGATCAGTCCTCAGAGTATCATCCAACATTAAGTTGGGGCTCTTTTGCAACATGTGGTCGAAGGGAAACTATGGAAGATACCCATTTTGTGCTTCCCCATATGAGTGAAGAAAAGGATGTTTTTGCCTTTGGCATTTTTGATGGCCACAGAG GTTCAGCAGCTGCTGAATTTTCTGTCCGAGCAGTCCCTGGATTTCTCAAGCAATTTGGTCAGGGTGCAAG CCCAACTGACGCCCTTTCAGAAGCATTTGTAAGGACTGACATAGCATTTCGAGAAGAACTAATTCTTCACCGAAAGTCAAAAAGGATAATCCAAAAAGACTGGCATCCTGGTTGCACAGCAGTAACAGCCCTGATAGTGAGGAACAAGCTTTTTGTAGCAAATGCTGGTGATTGCCGAGCAATCTTGAGCCGTAATGGCAAACCATTTCCGTTGACCAAG GATCATGTCGCTAGTTGTCCAAATGAAAGAGAACGAGTAACAAAGGCAGGAACTGAAGTAAAATGGCAAATAGATACTTGGCGAGTGGGTTCAGCTGCTCTTCAG GTTACAAGGTCAATTGGTGATGATGACCTCAAGCCAGCAGTCACAGCACAACCTGAGGTTATTGAAACTGCTTTATCAGCTGATGATGAGTTCCTG GTGATGGCTAGTGATGGCCTATGGGATATGGTAAGCAACGAGGATGTGCTGTCAATAATCAAGGACACAGTTAAAGAGCCTGGAATGTGCTCCAAGAGGTTGGCCACGGAGGCTGCAGAGCGGGGCAGCAAAGACAATATCACTGTCATTGTCGTGTTTCTTCGCCCCGTCTCCACAGCTGAGCGGATCTACTGA